From the Mycobacterium sp. 155 genome, the window AACATGCCGACAGTTCGCCAACGACTCCACGTTCGGCAGGGAAATCAGTAGGTCTCGAACGCCGGTAAGGTGTTCCAACTCGGCCATGTCGTTTCCCAAACACAGCTGATCTTGCCGTCGGTGAAGGCGGCGATCAACACCACCTCGATACGAGTAGGGCTTTCGCCTGGACGGCTGGTCGTGATCCATACCCGGCCTGCGACCTTGTCGGCCGTCTCCACCCAGGCCTGTTCGTCGTATTCCACGGAGTAGCGGATCGGCGTGGCGTAGACGGTCCTGTGGCTTGCGGCGAACGCATCGAAGTCTTGTGTGACGCCGTTGGAGAACATCACGAATGTCGGATGGTAGAAGCGTTCGATGGCTGTGGGGTCTTTGTTCTCCACCATCTGCTCGAACATCTGCCGCAGTACAGCCACGCTCATGGTTCGCCAGTGTTCATCTGCGCGCGGCCCACAGTCAAGGAGGGCCGCCATTTGGCCACCCTCCTTGATCGCGGACTGGTGCGCCGACTACCCGCTGTGGTGTCCGCCTTGCGGACCGGGAGCGGCCTTGCATGGCCTTGTCGGCCACCAGTTCGCCCGGCCGACGAGCGCCGCGACGGCCGGGACGGTGATCGTGCGCACCACGAACGTGTCGATCAACAGGCCCGTGCCGATGATGAAACCTATCTGCACCATGGTGGAAACGCTGCCGACCATCAGGCCGAACATCGAAGCCGCGAAGATGATTCCGGCCGAGGTGATGACACCGCCTGTGGAACGGATGGCACGGATGATCCCGGAGCGGATGCCGTTACGTGACTCTTCCCGTATGCGGCTGATCAACAGCAGGTTGTAATCCGCACCGACCGCGACCAACACGATGAACGCCATCGCCGGCACATTCCAGTAGAGCTGCTGGTGACAGATGAACTGGAAGAACGCGACTCCCAGACCCAACGCTGACAGGTACGAGATCACCACCGAAGCAATGAGATACAACGGTGCGACGATCGCACGGAGCAGCGCGACCAGGATCAGGAAGACGACGGCCAGCGTCAGGACGATGATCAGTCGCAAGTCATGGTTGTAGTTGCTGCGAATTGCGCTGTACATCGGAGTGGTCCCGACCATCGATATCGTCGCATCGGACAGTGTCGTGTTCGGCTGCGCGGCTCGTGCCGTGTCCAGGATCGTCCGGCCCTGATCCATCGCGGCGGTGCTGAAAGGGTCGAGCTTCGTCTCGACGAGGTAGCGCGCGGAGTGCCCGTCGGGTGAGATGAACAGCTGCGCAGCGTTCTTGAAATCGTTGGTCGTCAATATCTGCGGCGGAACGTACATACCGGCCATCGACGGCTGTGCTGCGTCGTGTTTGATCGACAGCAGCAGATTGGCCGCCTGATTCATTCCCAAGCCCATCTTCTTGGTCTGATCGACCAGGGTCTGGACGCCGTTCGCGAGTTGGTTGCTCCCGTCGGCCAGCGCATTGGCGCCCTGCTCCATTTGCACGATCTTCCGTTGCGCGGCTGCTGGGTCGGTGATCCCGACAGACCGCAATCTGGCGTTCGTGGATTGCATGAGCGTGCTCAACCCCTGGACTGTCGTCAGCACCTG encodes:
- a CDS encoding nuclear transport factor 2 family protein, whose product is MSVAVLRQMFEQMVENKDPTAIERFYHPTFVMFSNGVTQDFDAFAASHRTVYATPIRYSVEYDEQAWVETADKVAGRVWITTSRPGESPTRIEVVLIAAFTDGKISCVWETTWPSWNTLPAFETY